The Tenacibaculum jejuense genome includes a window with the following:
- the miaB gene encoding tRNA (N6-isopentenyl adenosine(37)-C2)-methylthiotransferase MiaB, protein MDQVEKVIDEKKQGKPLLTEQKEGNSKKLFIESYGCQMNMNDSEIVAAILAEQGFNTTGDINEADLVLVNTCSIREKAEQTVRNRLQKYNHAKKHNPKMKVGVLGCMAERLKAKFLEEEKIVDLVVGPDAYRDLPNLVEEVEAGRDAVNVILSKEETYADVSPVRLNSNGVSAFVSITRGCDNMCTFCVVPFTRGRERSRDPQSIIEEIRSMHEQNFKEITLLGQNVDSYLWYGGGLKKDFHKASEMAQATAVNFAQLLDMCATEFPKMRFRFSTSNPQDMTLDVIHIMAKHKNICKYIHLPIQSGSNTMLKAMNRLHTREEYLELIENIYKIVPEMNLSQDMIAGFCGETEQDHQDTLDLMEKVKYSFGFMFAYSERPGTLAAKKMEDDIPLAVKKRRLQEIINLQQEHSLYRAKEHVGKVQEVLIEGTSKKSENEWKGRNTQNTVVVFPKEHYKIGDFVNVKIEDCTSTTLKGTAVGYSENN, encoded by the coding sequence ATGGATCAGGTTGAAAAAGTTATAGACGAAAAAAAACAAGGAAAACCTTTATTAACAGAGCAGAAAGAAGGTAATAGCAAGAAACTTTTTATTGAAAGTTATGGCTGTCAAATGAACATGAATGATAGTGAAATTGTTGCTGCTATTCTTGCGGAACAAGGTTTTAATACTACTGGAGATATTAATGAAGCTGATTTAGTTTTAGTAAATACTTGCTCTATTAGAGAAAAAGCAGAACAAACTGTTCGTAATAGACTACAAAAATACAATCATGCTAAAAAGCACAATCCTAAAATGAAAGTTGGAGTTTTGGGTTGTATGGCTGAACGTTTAAAAGCTAAATTTCTAGAAGAAGAAAAAATAGTTGATTTAGTTGTAGGACCTGATGCTTATCGTGATTTACCTAATTTAGTAGAAGAAGTGGAAGCTGGTAGAGATGCTGTAAATGTAATTCTATCTAAAGAAGAAACTTATGCCGATGTTTCTCCTGTTCGTTTAAATTCTAACGGAGTTTCTGCATTTGTATCTATTACAAGAGGTTGTGATAATATGTGTACTTTCTGCGTAGTTCCTTTTACTAGAGGAAGAGAACGAAGTAGAGATCCGCAAAGTATTATTGAAGAAATTCGTTCGATGCACGAGCAAAACTTTAAAGAAATCACTTTACTTGGACAGAATGTTGATTCATATTTATGGTATGGTGGAGGATTAAAGAAAGATTTCCATAAAGCTTCTGAAATGGCTCAGGCAACTGCAGTAAATTTCGCACAGCTTTTAGATATGTGTGCTACTGAGTTTCCTAAAATGCGTTTCCGTTTTTCGACATCTAATCCGCAAGACATGACTTTAGATGTAATTCATATTATGGCTAAACATAAAAACATCTGTAAATACATTCACTTACCTATTCAAAGTGGAAGTAACACCATGTTAAAAGCCATGAACAGATTACATACTCGTGAAGAATACCTAGAGTTAATAGAAAATATTTACAAGATCGTTCCTGAAATGAATTTAAGTCAAGATATGATTGCTGGTTTCTGTGGAGAAACAGAACAGGATCATCAAGACACTTTAGATTTAATGGAAAAAGTAAAATATAGCTTCGGTTTTATGTTTGCTTATTCTGAAAGACCTGGAACTCTTGCTGCTAAAAAAATGGAAGATGACATTCCTTTAGCTGTCAAAAAAAGAAGATTACAAGAAATTATAAACTTACAACAAGAACATAGTTTATATAGAGCGAAAGAACATGTTGGAAAAGTTCAAGAAGTTTTAATTGAGGGAACTTCTAAAAAGAGTGAAAATGAATGGAAAGGTAGAAATACCCAAAATACTGTTGTAGTATTTCCTAAAGAACACTACAAGATTGGTGATTTTGTTAATGTAAAAATAGAAGATTGTACTTCTACTACATTAAAAGGAACTGCTGTTGGGTATTCTGAAAACAATTAA
- the groL gene encoding chaperonin GroEL (60 kDa chaperone family; promotes refolding of misfolded polypeptides especially under stressful conditions; forms two stacked rings of heptamers to form a barrel-shaped 14mer; ends can be capped by GroES; misfolded proteins enter the barrel where they are refolded when GroES binds) translates to MAKDIKFDIEARDGLKRGVDALANAVKVTLGPKGRNVIISKSFGAPHVTKDGVSVAKEVELEDALENMGAQMVKEVASKTNDLAGDGTTTATVLAQAIVKEGLKNVAAGANPMDLKRGIDKAVTALTEDLAKQAKEVGDSSEKIQQVASISANNDTVIGDLIATAFGKVGKEGVITVEEAKGTDTYVDVVEGMQFDRGYLSPYFVTNADKMIAELENPYILLFDKKISNLQEILPILEPVAQSGRPLLIIAEDVDGQALATLVVNKLRGGLKIAAVKAPGFGDRRKAMLEDIAILTGGTVISEERGFSLENATLDLLGTAETVTIDKDNTTVVNGAGDEEQIKARVNQIKAQIETTTSDYDREKLQERLAKLAGGVAVLYVGAASEVEMKEKKDRVDDALHATRAAVEEGIVAGGGVALVRAKKVLETLTTDNLDETTGVQIVNRAIEAPLRTIVENAGGEGSVVINKVLEGESNFGYDAKTEQYVDMLEAGIIDPKKVTRVALENAASVSGMILTTECALVDIKEEGGAAAGMPPMGGGMPGMM, encoded by the coding sequence ATGGCAAAAGATATAAAATTTGATATTGAAGCTCGCGACGGTTTAAAACGTGGTGTAGATGCATTAGCAAATGCTGTAAAAGTAACTTTAGGACCAAAAGGTCGTAATGTAATTATTTCTAAATCTTTTGGAGCTCCTCATGTAACTAAAGATGGAGTTTCTGTAGCAAAAGAAGTAGAATTAGAAGATGCTCTTGAGAATATGGGAGCACAAATGGTAAAAGAAGTTGCTTCTAAGACTAACGATTTAGCTGGTGATGGTACAACAACTGCTACCGTTTTAGCACAAGCAATCGTAAAAGAAGGATTAAAAAACGTTGCAGCTGGAGCAAATCCAATGGATTTAAAAAGAGGAATCGATAAAGCTGTAACTGCTTTAACTGAAGATTTAGCGAAACAAGCTAAAGAAGTGGGTGATTCTTCAGAAAAAATTCAACAAGTTGCTTCTATTTCAGCAAATAATGACACTGTAATTGGTGATTTAATTGCTACTGCTTTTGGTAAAGTTGGTAAAGAAGGTGTTATTACTGTTGAAGAAGCTAAAGGAACTGATACGTATGTAGATGTTGTAGAAGGAATGCAATTTGATAGAGGATATTTATCGCCTTACTTCGTAACAAATGCTGATAAAATGATCGCTGAGTTAGAAAACCCATACATCTTATTATTCGATAAGAAAATTTCTAACTTACAAGAGATTTTACCAATTTTAGAGCCAGTTGCTCAATCTGGTCGTCCTTTATTAATTATTGCTGAAGATGTAGACGGACAAGCATTAGCTACTTTAGTAGTAAACAAATTAAGAGGAGGATTAAAAATCGCTGCTGTTAAAGCTCCTGGATTTGGTGATAGAAGAAAAGCAATGTTAGAAGACATCGCAATCTTAACTGGTGGTACTGTAATTTCTGAAGAAAGAGGTTTCTCTTTAGAAAATGCAACTTTAGATTTATTAGGAACTGCTGAAACAGTAACAATAGATAAAGACAACACAACTGTTGTAAACGGTGCTGGTGATGAAGAGCAAATTAAAGCTCGTGTAAACCAAATTAAAGCACAAATCGAAACGACTACTTCAGATTATGACCGCGAAAAATTACAAGAGCGTTTAGCTAAATTAGCTGGTGGTGTTGCTGTATTATATGTTGGTGCTGCTTCAGAAGTAGAAATGAAAGAAAAGAAAGATCGCGTTGATGATGCTTTACATGCTACTCGTGCAGCTGTAGAAGAAGGTATTGTTGCTGGTGGTGGTGTTGCTTTAGTACGCGCTAAGAAAGTATTAGAAACATTAACTACAGATAATTTAGATGAAACTACAGGTGTTCAAATTGTAAACCGTGCAATTGAAGCTCCTTTACGTACTATCGTTGAAAATGCTGGTGGTGAAGGTTCTGTAGTAATCAACAAAGTATTAGAAGGTGAAAGTAACTTCGGATATGATGCTAAAACTGAACAATATGTAGATATGTTAGAAGCTGGTATTATTGATCCTAAGAAAGTAACTCGTGTTGCTTTAGAAAATGCTGCATCTGTTTCTGGTATGATCTTAACTACTGAATGTGCTTTAGTAGATATTAAAGAAGAAGGTGGCGCTGCTGCTGGAATGCCTCCAATGGGTGGTGGAATGCCTGGAATGATGTAA
- the secG gene encoding preprotein translocase subunit SecG, whose protein sequence is MTTYNLLLILILIVAVALILIVMVQNPKGGGLSSSFGGGGGMNIGGVQNTNNFLDRTTWTLAIAMFALILLANFAIPRANSANNPDLKESLEGIETTAPAETTPPATKDSVQ, encoded by the coding sequence ATGACAACGTATAATTTACTTTTAATATTAATCTTAATTGTTGCAGTAGCTTTAATTTTAATTGTAATGGTTCAAAACCCTAAAGGAGGAGGATTATCATCTTCTTTCGGTGGAGGCGGTGGTATGAACATCGGAGGTGTTCAAAACACAAACAACTTTTTAGATCGTACTACATGGACATTAGCTATCGCAATGTTTGCTTTAATTTTATTAGCTAACTTTGCCATTCCTAGAGCAAACAGCGCAAACAATCCTGATCTTAAAGAATCGTTAGAAGGTATTGAAACTACAGCTCCTGCTGAAACAACACCTCCTGCAACAAAAGACTCAGTACAGTAA
- the topA gene encoding type I DNA topoisomerase — protein MAKNLVIVESPAKAKTIEKFLGKDFQVESSYGHIADLPSKELGVNVDGDFKPKYIVSSDKKSVVKKLKDLAKKAEMVWLASDEDREGEAIAWHLAEQLKLNKDNTKRIVFNSITKNAILKAIENPRTINYDLVDAQQARRVLDRIVGYELSPVLWRKVKAGLSAGRVQSVAVRLIVERERDIENFKPVASYRVDAEFTNADGKKFKAKLPKNFSTKEEAEAFLNSCLSADFSVSDLQTKPAKKSPAAPFTTSTLQQEASRKLGFPVAKTMLMAQRLYEAGLITYMRTDSVNLSSEAVNAAAEEIEASYGKEYSKPRNFSTKSKGAQEAHEAVRPTNMAVHTVSVDYDQDRLYSLIWKRTIASQMSEAQLERTNVKISNNKNDKDFSANGEVITFEGFLKVYLEGTDNEEEEQAGMLPKMKVGEELNNEYITTTQRYTRPPARYTEASLVKHLEELGIGRPSTYAPTISTVQRRGYVEKGTAEGVEREYIQLVLKSDSIKEQVLIEKVGSDKGKMMPTDIGNIVNDFLVENFSSILDYGFTAKVESDFDNIAGGKEDWTSVIKDFYKGFHPTVEDVAENAERASGQRLLGIDPDSGKNVYVRLGRFGAMVQIGEATDEEKPKFASLQGDQTMSSITYEEAMDLFKLPKTLGDYEEKEVVVANGRYGPYIKFDGKYVSLDKDENPMSVDMDRAIELIEAKRKADAPIGEYEGFPIQKGVGRFGPFIKWNSIFINVNKKYDFDNLTQSDLEELIEDKKKKEREKLIHNWEDVGIRVEKARWGRFNVIKGKTKIELPKTTEIEKFTKEDAVKLVDSKKSTKKTTRKTSKKK, from the coding sequence ATGGCAAAGAATTTAGTAATTGTAGAGTCTCCTGCAAAAGCAAAAACTATTGAGAAATTTTTAGGTAAAGATTTTCAAGTTGAGTCAAGTTACGGACACATTGCAGATTTACCATCTAAAGAATTAGGTGTTAATGTAGACGGAGATTTTAAACCTAAGTATATTGTTTCTTCAGATAAGAAATCGGTAGTTAAAAAGTTAAAGGATTTAGCTAAGAAAGCAGAAATGGTTTGGTTAGCATCCGATGAAGATCGAGAAGGAGAAGCTATTGCATGGCACTTAGCAGAACAATTAAAGTTAAATAAAGACAATACAAAACGTATTGTATTTAACTCAATTACTAAAAATGCAATTTTAAAAGCCATAGAAAATCCGAGAACTATCAATTATGATTTAGTAGATGCGCAACAGGCAAGACGTGTACTAGATAGGATTGTAGGATATGAATTATCTCCTGTATTATGGAGAAAAGTAAAAGCAGGTTTATCTGCAGGTAGAGTTCAGTCTGTAGCTGTACGTTTAATTGTAGAACGTGAACGTGACATTGAAAACTTTAAACCTGTAGCTTCTTATAGAGTAGATGCTGAGTTTACTAATGCAGATGGTAAAAAATTCAAGGCAAAATTGCCAAAGAATTTTTCTACTAAAGAAGAAGCAGAAGCTTTTTTAAATTCATGTTTGTCTGCAGATTTTTCAGTTTCAGATTTACAAACAAAACCAGCTAAGAAATCGCCGGCTGCACCTTTTACAACATCAACATTACAACAAGAGGCTTCTCGTAAGTTAGGTTTTCCTGTTGCAAAAACGATGTTAATGGCGCAACGTTTATATGAAGCTGGATTGATTACTTATATGAGAACTGATAGTGTAAATTTATCTTCTGAAGCAGTTAATGCAGCAGCGGAAGAAATTGAAGCTTCTTATGGTAAAGAGTATAGTAAGCCTAGGAATTTCTCTACAAAATCTAAAGGAGCACAAGAAGCTCACGAAGCTGTTCGACCTACTAATATGGCGGTTCATACTGTTTCTGTAGATTATGATCAAGATAGATTGTATAGTTTAATTTGGAAAAGAACTATTGCTTCTCAAATGAGTGAAGCTCAGTTAGAAAGAACTAATGTTAAAATTTCTAACAATAAAAATGATAAAGATTTTTCTGCAAATGGAGAGGTAATTACATTTGAAGGTTTCTTAAAAGTATATTTAGAAGGAACAGATAATGAAGAAGAAGAACAAGCAGGAATGTTACCGAAAATGAAGGTAGGCGAAGAGTTAAATAATGAATATATTACAACGACGCAACGTTATACTCGTCCTCCTGCAAGATATACAGAAGCTTCTTTAGTAAAACACTTAGAAGAGTTAGGTATAGGTAGACCTTCTACTTATGCGCCAACAATTTCTACAGTACAAAGAAGAGGTTATGTAGAAAAAGGAACTGCTGAAGGAGTTGAACGTGAATATATTCAATTAGTTTTGAAATCAGATTCAATTAAAGAACAGGTTTTAATAGAAAAAGTAGGTTCAGATAAAGGAAAAATGATGCCAACCGATATTGGAAACATTGTGAATGACTTTTTGGTTGAGAACTTTTCAAGTATTCTAGATTACGGATTTACTGCTAAAGTAGAAAGTGATTTCGATAATATTGCTGGAGGAAAAGAAGATTGGACTTCAGTAATTAAAGATTTTTATAAAGGTTTTCATCCAACTGTTGAAGATGTTGCTGAAAATGCAGAAAGAGCTAGTGGACAAAGATTATTAGGGATCGATCCTGATTCTGGTAAAAATGTATACGTACGTTTAGGAAGGTTCGGAGCTATGGTTCAAATTGGTGAGGCTACAGATGAAGAAAAACCTAAATTTGCAAGTTTACAAGGTGATCAAACCATGAGTTCTATTACTTATGAAGAGGCTATGGACTTATTTAAGTTACCTAAGACTTTAGGTGATTATGAAGAAAAAGAAGTTGTAGTAGCAAATGGTAGATATGGACCTTATATAAAATTTGATGGAAAGTATGTTTCGTTAGATAAAGATGAAAATCCGATGTCAGTAGATATGGACAGAGCTATTGAACTTATCGAAGCAAAAAGAAAAGCAGATGCTCCTATTGGAGAATATGAAGGATTCCCAATACAAAAAGGAGTTGGTAGGTTTGGACCATTTATTAAATGGAATTCAATCTTTATTAATGTGAATAAAAAGTATGATTTTGATAATTTAACACAATCAGACTTAGAAGAATTAATAGAAGATAAGAAGAAGAAAGAAAGAGAAAAATTAATTCACAACTGGGAAGATGTTGGTATTCGAGTTGAAAAAGCACGATGGGGAAGATTCAATGTAATTAAGGGTAAAACTAAAATAGAGTTGCCTAAAACTACTGAAATTGAAAAATTCACAAAAGAAGATGCGGTTAAGTTAGTTGATTCGAAAAAATCAACTAAAAAAACAACTAGAAAGACATCTAAAAAGAAATAA
- a CDS encoding sigma 54-interacting transcriptional regulator, whose product MESLQAVKQRFGIIGNDIQLNRAIEKAVRVAPTDISALVIGESGVGKESIPKIIHQLSHRKHAKYIAVNCGAIPEGTIDSELFGHEKGAFTGATQTRKGYFEVADGGTIFLDEVGELPLTTQVRLLRVLENGEFIKVGSSQVQKTNVRIVAATNVNMHEAIKKGKFREDLYYRLSTIEIGLPPLRERGTDIKLLFRKFASDFAQKNRIPVIRLDENASNLLLNYHFPGNIRQLKNIAEQISIMEENRIISSEIIAQYLPNISGNLPMVVGNSNSSNNDFANERDIMYKILFDMRNDINDLKKLTLDLMQNGNSTEVQEENRNLIQRIYNEETPTHNVEVVEIPEIAPQNNYDFIETIEEHENLSLQEKEVEMIKKSLERNKGKRKLAAKELGISERTLYRKIKQYDL is encoded by the coding sequence ATGGAAAGTTTACAAGCAGTAAAACAACGATTTGGAATTATCGGTAACGATATACAACTCAATAGAGCCATTGAAAAAGCGGTTCGAGTTGCTCCTACAGATATTTCTGCTTTAGTAATTGGTGAAAGTGGTGTTGGAAAAGAAAGCATTCCTAAAATTATTCATCAGTTATCTCACAGAAAGCATGCAAAATATATTGCTGTAAACTGTGGAGCAATTCCAGAAGGGACTATAGATAGTGAACTTTTCGGTCATGAAAAAGGAGCTTTTACAGGAGCTACTCAAACAAGGAAAGGATATTTTGAAGTTGCAGATGGTGGAACAATTTTCTTAGATGAAGTTGGAGAATTGCCTTTAACAACTCAAGTTCGCTTACTTCGTGTTTTAGAAAATGGGGAATTTATAAAAGTAGGATCTTCTCAAGTACAAAAAACAAATGTTCGAATTGTGGCTGCTACCAACGTTAATATGCATGAAGCCATAAAAAAAGGAAAATTCAGAGAAGATTTATATTACCGTTTAAGTACTATAGAAATCGGGCTTCCTCCTTTAAGAGAAAGAGGAACAGATATTAAATTATTATTTAGAAAATTTGCTTCAGATTTCGCTCAAAAAAATAGAATTCCTGTAATTCGTTTAGATGAAAATGCTAGCAATTTATTATTAAACTATCATTTTCCAGGAAATATTAGACAACTTAAAAATATTGCCGAACAAATATCAATTATGGAAGAAAATAGAATAATTTCATCTGAAATTATTGCTCAATATCTTCCTAATATCTCTGGGAATTTACCAATGGTTGTTGGCAATTCTAATTCTTCAAATAACGATTTTGCAAATGAAAGAGACATTATGTATAAGATTTTATTCGACATGCGTAATGACATTAATGATTTAAAGAAACTTACTTTAGATTTAATGCAAAATGGCAATAGCACTGAAGTTCAAGAAGAAAACAGGAATTTAATTCAACGTATTTACAACGAAGAAACACCTACACATAATGTAGAAGTTGTTGAAATTCCTGAGATAGCTCCACAGAATAATTATGATTTTATTGAGACTATAGAAGAACACGAAAACCTATCTTTACAAGAAAAAGAAGTAGAGATGATTAAAAAATCGCTAGAACGAAATAAAGGAAAACGTAAACTAGCCGCTAAAGAATTAGGAATTTCTGAGCGAACTTTATATAGAAAGATAAAACAATACGATTTATAA
- a CDS encoding co-chaperone GroES — protein MGLNIKPLADRVLVEPAAAETTTASGIIIPDNAKEKPQKGTVVAVGNGKKDEPLTVKVGDTVLYGKFSGTELKFEGKDYLMMRESDILAII, from the coding sequence ATGGGATTAAACATCAAACCTTTAGCAGATAGAGTTCTTGTAGAACCAGCTGCAGCTGAAACTACTACCGCTTCAGGAATTATCATACCTGACAACGCAAAAGAAAAACCTCAAAAAGGAACTGTTGTAGCAGTTGGAAATGGTAAAAAAGATGAGCCTTTAACTGTAAAAGTTGGCGATACGGTTTTATACGGTAAGTTCTCTGGAACTGAACTTAAATTTGAAGGAAAAGATTACTTAATGATGAGAGAATCGGATATTTTAGCGATCATCTAA
- a CDS encoding tetratricopeptide repeat protein — protein sequence MVKENYIEILNQPEKIQDINSSELQSIVDKYPYFQSARVLHLKALKDQKSFRYNNELKLAAAHTLDRAILFNFITSTIFKQSEITSKSQEDKRKESNPKKDKKESIEEELEIGKPLTFTKNEAFSFNQWLQLSSDIPEIPEEKIEKKERNIQEDIIDRFINNNPKISRVNKNASVPSKQNVVNQEPTLMTETLARIYLEQKKYDNAIKAYEILSLKYPEKSGFFADQIKKIRILQNIK from the coding sequence ATGGTAAAAGAAAACTACATAGAAATCCTTAATCAGCCTGAAAAAATTCAGGATATAAATTCAAGTGAATTACAGTCTATTGTAGATAAATATCCATATTTTCAATCTGCTAGAGTATTACATTTAAAAGCTTTAAAAGATCAAAAAAGTTTTCGATATAACAATGAATTAAAATTAGCTGCTGCTCACACTTTAGACAGAGCTATTTTATTTAATTTCATTACTTCGACTATTTTTAAACAGTCTGAAATTACGAGTAAATCACAAGAAGACAAGAGAAAAGAAAGTAATCCTAAAAAAGACAAAAAAGAAAGTATTGAAGAAGAACTTGAAATAGGAAAACCGTTAACTTTTACTAAAAACGAAGCTTTTTCTTTCAACCAATGGTTACAATTATCTTCAGATATTCCTGAAATTCCAGAAGAAAAAATAGAGAAAAAAGAGAGAAATATTCAAGAAGATATTATTGATCGTTTTATTAATAATAACCCCAAAATATCTAGGGTTAACAAGAATGCTTCAGTCCCTTCAAAACAAAATGTAGTAAATCAAGAACCTACATTAATGACTGAAACTTTAGCTAGAATTTATCTAGAACAAAAGAAATATGATAACGCAATAAAAGCTTATGAAATATTAAGTTTGAAATATCCAGAAAAAAGTGGTTTCTTTGCAGACCAGATTAAAAAAATAAGAATTTTACAAAATATAAAATAA
- a CDS encoding STM3941 family protein, with protein sequence MMKEKIEIPLSKTKLFLSVLGAILFVIAGVWLFFNTQLFYNFPFKIFRIPIVIKIISVIDILFFGAIGLYALRKLKDKKPGLTIDAEGIFDNSNAASVGFIAWKDITYITVKKIMPTKIIIIDVVNPEEYLYKAKNKTTKKLLRSNMKMNGTPISISSNSLKIDFKELEKLLQTGLESSKNNTSL encoded by the coding sequence ATGATGAAAGAAAAAATTGAAATTCCATTAAGTAAAACCAAACTTTTTTTATCTGTTTTAGGAGCTATACTGTTTGTTATAGCTGGGGTTTGGCTATTTTTCAACACTCAGTTATTTTATAATTTTCCTTTTAAAATTTTTAGAATTCCAATTGTAATTAAAATTATTAGTGTTATCGATATTTTATTCTTTGGAGCTATTGGTTTGTACGCCTTAAGAAAATTAAAAGATAAAAAACCTGGACTAACCATAGACGCTGAAGGGATTTTTGACAACTCAAATGCTGCTAGTGTCGGATTTATAGCCTGGAAAGACATTACTTATATCACGGTCAAAAAAATAATGCCTACAAAAATTATTATCATCGATGTTGTTAACCCTGAAGAATACTTATATAAAGCTAAAAATAAGACAACTAAAAAATTATTGCGCTCTAATATGAAAATGAATGGAACTCCTATTTCTATTTCTTCTAATAGTTTGAAAATTGATTTTAAAGAGTTAGAAAAACTTTTACAAACTGGTCTTGAAAGTAGTAAAAATAATACGTCATTATAA
- a CDS encoding SH3 domain-containing protein: MVIRITTQMILLSFLGLLLSCSTKENKPKKTIEKKKDSIPIEVPLQNSKYHYVANDETLLYGDTNIDYTSTKIDTLDFLEPVEIIEKHETLTHTYVNLDSRIKELKGFVCKIRTLDAKEGYIFSEFLRTNHQIAKYINVTGLDEKSISKHGKFSKGKALLQLFNSFDSTSLKTYYYTTANRLSVRKTPSLNGERITILKYMSPLELVEDLPSKKEIVNDVELGKIRGNWCKVKLLNKQEGYVFNGYLSSFENLSSKSIPKGIEPQELLINGKLKTTTTLNRFLEVMGKPDSIKYYKVVKEDFSDKINRTYKNGILYIQQITPYDYFDYGGGGWIYDDVKMKFYYKNGVEYEELNGEVSFADINFSLNNNHILYNGFKIDSTTTLKTITQLFPIQSIQKFWRYNDYPSKLYEFGVVRNKNSGSEINWQLFCDEKARSFNVYWYD, encoded by the coding sequence ATGGTTATTAGAATAACAACTCAAATGATATTGCTGTCTTTTTTAGGACTTTTATTGTCTTGCTCAACTAAAGAAAATAAGCCTAAAAAAACTATAGAAAAAAAGAAAGACTCTATACCTATAGAGGTTCCGCTTCAAAATTCAAAATATCATTATGTGGCAAATGACGAAACTTTATTATACGGTGATACAAATATAGATTACACTTCTACTAAAATAGATACACTCGATTTTTTAGAACCTGTTGAAATCATCGAAAAACATGAAACATTAACGCATACTTACGTTAATCTTGATTCTAGAATTAAGGAACTTAAAGGGTTTGTATGTAAGATTAGAACATTAGATGCCAAAGAAGGTTATATTTTTAGTGAATTTCTAAGAACTAATCATCAAATAGCTAAATATATCAATGTAACTGGTCTTGATGAAAAAAGTATTTCTAAACATGGTAAGTTTAGCAAAGGAAAAGCTTTATTACAACTATTCAATAGTTTTGATAGTACTTCATTAAAAACGTATTATTATACTACCGCAAATCGCCTTTCTGTTCGTAAAACACCTTCATTAAATGGTGAAAGAATTACTATTCTAAAATATATGTCACCTTTAGAGTTGGTTGAAGATCTACCAAGTAAAAAAGAGATTGTTAATGATGTTGAACTTGGTAAAATCAGAGGAAACTGGTGTAAAGTAAAACTATTAAATAAGCAAGAAGGTTATGTGTTTAATGGATATCTCTCTTCTTTTGAAAATTTATCTTCAAAATCAATTCCTAAAGGAATAGAACCGCAAGAATTATTGATTAATGGAAAATTAAAAACAACCACAACGCTAAACCGTTTTTTAGAAGTTATGGGGAAACCAGATAGTATAAAATATTATAAAGTTGTTAAAGAAGATTTTTCAGATAAAATCAATAGAACCTATAAAAACGGGATATTATATATTCAACAAATTACACCTTATGATTATTTTGACTATGGTGGTGGCGGTTGGATATATGACGATGTAAAAATGAAATTCTATTATAAAAATGGAGTTGAGTATGAAGAACTCAATGGAGAAGTAAGCTTTGCTGATATAAACTTTAGTTTAAATAATAATCATATTTTATACAACGGGTTTAAAATTGATAGCACAACAACATTAAAAACGATTACACAATTATTTCCTATCCAATCTATTCAAAAATTTTGGCGATATAATGATTACCCTTCTAAACTTTATGAGTTTGGAGTGGTAAGAAATAAAAACAGTGGCTCGGAAATAAATTGGCAATTATTTTGTGACGAAAAAGCTCGTAGTTTTAACGTATATTGGTACGATTAA
- a CDS encoding LptE family protein: MKKSILILFYSFSLIILIGCGAYSFTGKGDIGDAETIQIDFFPNQAPLVEPSLSQRFTQDLQDLFTRQTNLTLVRAGGDLRFEGEIIDYRITPMSATSSQGSQSAAQNRLTIVVNVRYTNSKKEEDDFEKQFSFYSDYGAAQQLSGSVLEAALDEILTRIHQDIFNASVAKW, encoded by the coding sequence ATGAAAAAAAGCATACTTATACTTTTCTACAGCTTTAGTCTTATTATCTTGATAGGATGTGGTGCGTATTCATTCACTGGAAAAGGTGATATTGGCGATGCTGAAACTATTCAAATAGACTTCTTTCCAAATCAAGCTCCTTTAGTAGAACCAAGTTTAAGTCAACGTTTTACTCAAGACTTACAAGATTTATTTACAAGACAAACGAATTTAACTTTAGTAAGAGCTGGAGGTGATCTGCGTTTTGAAGGTGAAATTATTGACTATAGAATTACACCTATGAGTGCAACTTCTAGTCAAGGAAGTCAAAGTGCTGCTCAGAATAGATTAACTATTGTAGTTAATGTTAGATATACAAACTCAAAGAAAGAAGAAGATGATTTTGAAAAACAATTTTCTTTTTATTCAGATTATGGTGCAGCTCAACAATTATCTGGATCAGTTTTAGAAGCTGCCTTAGATGAAATTTTGACAAGAATACATCAAGATATCTTTAATGCTTCTGTTGCTAAATGGTAA